In Rhinopithecus roxellana isolate Shanxi Qingling chromosome 4, ASM756505v1, whole genome shotgun sequence, a single genomic region encodes these proteins:
- the H1-4 gene encoding LOW QUALITY PROTEIN: histone H1.4 (The sequence of the model RefSeq protein was modified relative to this genomic sequence to represent the inferred CDS: deleted 1 base in 1 codon): MSETAPAAPAAPAPAEKTPVKKKARKSAGAAKRKASGPPVSELITKAVAASKERSGVSLAALKKALAAAGYDVEKNNSRIKLGLKSLVSKGTLVQTKGTGASGSFKLNKKAASGEAKPKAKKGGAAKAKKPTGAAKKPKKATGAATPKKSAKKTPKKAKKPAAAAGAKKAKSPKKAKAAKPKKAPKSPAKAKAVKPKAAKPKTAKPKAAKPKKAAAKKK; the protein is encoded by the exons ATGTCCGAGACTGCGCCTGCCGCGCCCGCAGCTCCGGCCCCTGCCGAGAAAACACCCGTGAAGAAGAAGGCCCGCAAGTCCGCAGGTGCGGCTAAGCGCAAAGCGTCTGGGCCCCCAGTGTCCGAGCTCATTACTAAGGCTGTTGCCGCCTCCAAGGAGCGCAGCGGTGTATCTTTGGCCGCTCTCAAGAAAGCGCTGGCAGCCGCTGGCTATGACGTGGAGAAGAACAACAGCCGCATCAAGTTGGGTCTCAAGAGCCTGGTGAGCAAGGGCACTCTGGTGCAGACCAAGGGCACCGGCGCATCGGGTTCTTTCAAACTCAATAAAAAGGCGGCCTCTGGGGAAGCCAAGCCTAAAGCTAAAAAGGGAGGCGCGGCCAAAGCCAAGAAGCCCACAGGAGCGGCGAAGAAGCCCAAGAAGGCGACGGGGGCAGCCACCCCTAAGAAGAGCGCCAAGAAGACCCCAAAGAAGGCGAAGAAGCCGGCTGCGGCTGCTGGAGCCAAAAAAGCG AAAAGCCCGAAAAAGGCTAAAGCAGCCAAGCCAAAAAAGGCGCCCAAGAGCCCAGCGAAGGCCAAAGCAGTGAAACCCAAGGCGGCTAAACCAAAGACCGCCAAGCCCAAGGCAGCCAAGCCAAAGAAGGCGGCAGCCAAGAAAAAGTAG
- the LOC104663518 gene encoding histone H2B type 1-M-like isoform X2 — protein sequence MNGASVGVIIFSGVCDSFVIINVTMPEPTKSAPAPKKGSKKAVTKAQKKDGKKRKRSRKESYSVYVYKVLKQVHPDTGISSKAMGIMNSFVNDIFERIAGEASRLAHYNKRSTITSREIQTAVRLLLPGELAKHAVSEGTKAVTKYTSSK from the coding sequence ATGAACGGGGCATCGGTGGGAGTGATTATTTTCTCAGGTGTTTGCGACAGTTTTGTAATTATTAACGTTACTATGCCTGAGCCTACCAAGTCTGCTCCTGCCCCGAAGAAGGGCTCCAAGAAGGCGGTGACTAAGGCGCAGAAGAAGGACGGGAAGAAGCGCAAGCGCAGCCGCAAGGAGAGTTATTCCGTGTATGTGTACAAGGTGCTGAAGCAGGTTCACCCCGACACCGGCATCTCTTCCAAGGCAATGGGGATCATGAATTCCTTCGTCAACGACATCTTCGAGCGAATCGCCGGCGAGGCTTCCCGCCTGGCGCACTACAACAAGCGCTCGACCATCACTTCCAGGGAGATCCAGACGGCCGTGCGCCTGCTGCTTCCGGGGGAGTTGGCCAAGCACGCCGTGTCGGAGGGCACCAAGGCCGTCACCAAGTACACCAGTTCCAAGTAA
- the LOC104663518 gene encoding uncharacterized protein LOC104663518 isoform X1 → MKGPEKWQRSSYSRYGYAGMKRSLGAHRAPPCRLPQKVIPSTFATKARPLIGPSGHAPPCPDYRATLYAAATLRPSGSRIRRHERLTSGRRASGTFPRRPLAGGSQSPASGPLSSAATRSPDIGYFEQSGGQFKNRGLAVAVAHACNPSTLGGRGGRMTWSGDKRPSWLTR, encoded by the coding sequence ATGAAAGGTCCTGAAAAATGGCAGCGGTCATCCTACTCCCGGTACGGCTATGCGGGCATGAAAAGGAGTCTTGGGGCCCATCGTGCCCCTCCATGCAGGCTCCCTCAAAAGGTCATCCCATCAACCTTTGCCACAAAGGCCCGCCCCCTCATAGGGCCGTCCGGCCATGCCCCTCCGTGCCCTGACTACAGAGCTACACTTTACGCCGCTGCCACGTTACGCCCATCCGGCTCCCGCATACGGCGTCACGAACGTTTAACGTCCGGCCGGCGCGCGTCCGGGACGTTTCCCCGTAGGCCGCTAGCAGGTGGTTCCCAGTCCCCGGCGAGTGGACCTCTTTCTTCTGCGGCCACCAGATCGCCGGACATCGGATACTTCGAACAATCCGGTGGACAGTTTAAAAACAGAGGACTGGccgtcgcagtggctcacgcctgtaatcccagcactttgggaggccgaggcgggcggatgacgtggtcaggagataagagaccatcctggcttacacggtga